AATTCAGTAAATTTTGTAAGATTTTGCAATTGCATTATATGTAAAAGCCAAACACTAGGATTCCGGAATCAGTGACCAGCTATATAATAGTAGTGGAAACAATAGCCATGTAACACTGCGACAGAGCTGTTTGTCAAACATATAAACAATGTGATTCCTGTGATCTGTTATGTATGTGGACCTACTGTAACAGCAGTAATATATCTAAATCACTCCTCTCTTCAGGTTCTTTAAGAAACGTGAAGGAGAGAAGCAGCAGAAGGCACCTCGGGAAGGGGATGATGAGAGTGTGGAAGACGTGGATGATGACGAGTTTGACAGAATGCTTGGTAAGTACAGCAGTAGTGAAAATGGCTTCAGTGTTCAGAAagcagaattttattttattttttttaactgtagtcactaactttaaaaactttttcagATTCTATAGAAAGCGACAGCTACTTCACAGATTTTAAGGACGATGACCTGGACTTTGCGGGGTAAGTGACTTCATAAATACAGAAATATCCAAGCATTTGCTTAACCTTTCTTTGAATTAAAGACATTGCATATAATAGGAAAGTTTTAGGTGTAGGTAATTATGTTGTGTTTAGATAATGCAGGAATTAGTAACAGGTCCATGTTTAGCTCTCAAGTAgataaaaacttaaaacatgtttttttttttttttttacaacaaatattCATCTGGTTCCAGTTTTCCAAAGCCATCTTACCCAGTGTACACAAGCCATAAATTCTGGAGAGACTCATTATTATTGATTTTCTTTTACACAAAATAATTTCTTTCAAACTGCGAATTAAGAAATGGTAGGATTGCCAAGTTGTAGGCTGTAGGTTCATCCATGTATTGCTTTTCTTTATATTCAATAAAGATAAACACTAAAGTGGTGGACAGCAGCACTTTTCAGGTCTTGGCATTTCTCTGTGCAGGAGGGACCTTAGCCATACGAGTCAAAGCAGTAACCTAATTCCATGTGCAAACCCCAGGGAACTGATTTGAATAGAGGCAAGGAGCTTGAAAAGAGAAGGCACTCTTGAGTTCATGAAAGCATACAAAATACCTTACTAGTTTTTAGTACAGCTCTTTGTATAGCCTTTTGTAAAAATACTAAACCAATTtgagaaattaattaatttacatttgaGTGCTTGACAAATGTGCATACAGACAATAAAAGTGCTGCTTTAAAATTTCTTCCAGTAATGTGAAGAAGGAATCCAAGAAAGGGAAAAAGGCAGAAGACTCTGACTCTGACCTGGATAGTGATGATGATCTGGATGATGAGGAAGTCTCTCTGGGTAGTATGGAAGATGAGCTAGAAGATGAGCTCGAGGAGGAAGGTGGCGCGTTTATGGACCCtgatggagatgatgatgatgaggaagaAGGTATTTTAATGATTTTGGTCATTTGGAAGTTTTTTGGTTGTTGGTAGTTTCCACCTAAgctaaaaatgatttatttatttatttttagtaccAGAGCTCGAGGATGGTAATGACTTTGATGGTATGTTAATTTCAATACAAAACATAGTTATCATTATAGTCACTCATAGTATTATGTTGGTCTCTCATGtaattctttttctttctttgtttttctccccCTCGTCTCTCTGGAAATGATCCATCAGATGGCCGTACAAAACTCAAAACAGGCAAAAGAAAGTCATCAGAGCAGTTGGATTTCTTGGAGTCTTTTGGTGAGCTGggatattttaatacattaagtCTCTCTTTAAGTTTAAGTAAATAACTTTTCCATTTAGAAAATCTGAATCACACTGCGTGAGTATATATAAATTGTGtaaatttacacaatttacaaCAACTTATTTTGAGAATTCTGAAAGCAATAGGCTAAATGACACTGGATGCACCAAATTAATCTGTCCTgtgattacaattattattaataatcaccCTTTTCTTTTGAATCcaggaaaaaagaaaatgaaaggaaagaaGCATGATACAGCAATATTTGCATCAGCTGAAGAGGTAAAACATTATTACAcagaatatataattattttctgtTATGTGAGTGCTGCTCCATTAAAGCACATTGTTTCCCACTTGTGTTCATAATTAATGTAATGTCTTAATTTTTCCAGTTTGGGGAACTGCTGGATGAGAATGTGGACTCCAAATTGGATAACCTTGGCATGAATGCAATGGCCAACAAAGACAAAGCCAGTGAGTATCGAACACAAACTAATAGACGTGAGATAAAAGAGGGACAAAAACACAGGTCAcggatttaaattatttattcaaaTGGCTAGATGCTAGCCAAGTTCCTTCAAAAAGAATCACACACAGTTCTGTAATGCTGACAAATGTCCAGGTCTGGTTagcatataataattattatagtgATCAACCATTTGTTATGCTCATTATTTGCTGCTGTACTTATTCAATAGTTTTTTTACTGTACTGATCAACTGACTGGATGGTGatggtttttaaatgtgtttttgattaAATATGTACTTAAGAAACAGTTCAATTACCAAGAAATCActaatcaaaattttttttgttattttgtcagTAGTGATACAATATATTGGTTATTAAAATAGGGTGACTGATACTAGTCAGTGTCCACAATATCTGACTCAGCCCACTCATTCTCCCCCAATTTTCCCCTCATTCAGGTGTCAAGCAGCTGAAATGGGAATCCAAGCGTGATGACTGGATTCAAGGACGCGATGTTAAAACAATCCGGAGAAAAAAGGCGATGTTCAATAAGAGGAAAACATTTGGAAAGCCCAAAACAGGCAAAAGAACTGTtggaaaaaagaaatgaaaagtcAGCTGTCCtcatgtgtttgtgtatttaatCTTGCTTAGACCACGCGTCCTGATCTGCTTCCCGAATGCCATATACTCCAGACCACTCGTTGGCCTtgtaaaaaactaagaaaaggaagaagaaatgCTTATCAGGCAGATCACAGGCATGTTCACTTGCCAAATTGGTGGCAAAATTTTCTACAATGGACTAATGTTAAACATAAAtgtaaaagtgcattttacaataaataatattttactgtTCACTGTTGGTGCTGTAAAACTGCAAAGAACACAATATGAAACAtttaactacagttttttttggtGTATAAACAGTATCACTCATTTTAACCCCTAAAATAGAGGAAATTGAGTCATCATAAAAAATTTACTTTACCTTCAAGAACGGATGGAAGGTATTTGTTCATTGTACCTCTGAAATCTGCAAGACAGGAATTAAGGAATCGTTTAAGGAATACTGGGAGAAACATTTTTCAGaatattcttaaataaataaaatatcattacctCGACTTGAGTTCATTTTAAGAAATAGCCCATAGGCTGCAAACACACCAGCAACCTCCAGAAAAATAACTCCTTTGAAAATTTTCCTGGCTGTTGATTCCATGGATTTGGGGGCCATCTGGAATGGAGACAGTGTCATTTATTAACCCACCCAAAGCTCAGCACTAAAAAAGATTTGAAAGTTGAAACTGTTGCTGATAATGTCTTGATAATAGAGAAggcatgtttctttttttattcattcctAATCAAATTGGATTAAAATTTATCTAAACTTGAATTATggtgtaaaaaggtaaaaaaaaaaacatccaaactgTAATTTTTCCTGTCTGAAATGAAACTAAATTTGGAATGGAGTTGCCAGATTAGTCCCCTTAATGAGGCCCAGGGTTGGGAGGGGAGGTGGTGGGATTGATTGAAGAAACCTGCCTTAAATTTCATGACTAAGGTGCCCTAGACACATAACCACCGAATTCCCACTCAGACACCAAGGTTAtcattgtttgtgtgctttgtggCTTAAAGGCCCAGAGCTCTCACTGACTAAAAATGGTGGGTCTaactaaatgtaatttgttactttggaCTTGCTGAAACAAAAAAACGCAACCTTGCAGCAAATCTCTGCAAGTAGTTATGTCTCAGGcatatatgtaaattattacaATTGTGGTCTGACTGGACACTGCTCTCGTAGGCTACTTTTGGACAGTTAACCTCTTGTAAAGAGACTACTGATTGTAAGACATACCTCTATGATTAACTCAGACATTTTGTCATGCTGACAGACTTTGAGAAGGGATGCATCATTGGAATGAGAAAGGGAGGATGGTCTTTTAACTAATTGCCTGCTTTCTAGACTGTCATCCACTCACAATCACCTGAACTGTATTGGACTATAATTGAATAGTCTTTAGTTTGGGATCCACAGGCAATCAGGTTTAAGTATGGAGACCCCGCTCAGTGAGTTACGACACACTGCTGGTATGATGACAAGGAAAGCCACTGCTTAAACTGCTCAGTCACCTCTAGTGGTGATAAAAGGGGCATCAAAATCTGTGTTATGTGCAAGACATTTTTTGACCACAAATGGCATATTTTATCAGGAAAATGCTTAACCACACACAGCAAAGGTTTAACAGGACTGTCTTCAACAGACTGCAGCACTTCCTTGCCTGCCTAGTTGTCAGATTTATCTTCAGTTAAGCACCTTAAAACCCTGAGCTTATGGTCTGTGGTAAAACAACAGTCTGTGGTAAAACAAAACGAAAACTAATCATCCAAATCGTCTTTGTCCCTTACCCCTTTAAAGCATCCCTCCTTTCACTTATAAAGTCCCACAAACAtgtacttaagcaataatacaaaagagggagtgctataatgtgtattattggtactgctgtgctgtggtcgtagatcagaacagcagtgccaatattacacgttacagcacaaacctcgagtgtattattgtgattataccagtTTTTTcccgctgtttattgaaagattttgagttaaagaggatgagaaaatatgatctgtttggttataatctctccacaagttaaaatagttccattgctgctctgtttgtagctgtgctgttttgttggtaagcactgcattgttgctaggttacctggagtaatacatggagagttcggttacagtgcattaccggctgataacggcactcatagaacgcctcacagccaatcatattgcagggtctgaactaactgtggtataatcaaagCTGAAGGTGCAGAAGGTGTTAAAGGTGGTGTTTCTGATTCTTACATCTTGAAACTAACACAGCTCAAGTGTTCTCAATGCATGCAGGCAGAACAAGAGCAGTGTGGtattcttataagatcagcttggtTTTTTGATTCACTCAA
This genomic interval from Astyanax mexicanus isolate ESR-SI-001 chromosome 1, AstMex3_surface, whole genome shotgun sequence contains the following:
- the LOC103032791 gene encoding protein CEBPZOS — translated: MAPKSMESTARKIFKGVIFLEVAGVFAAYGLFLKMNSSRDFRGTMNKYLPSVLEVFYKANEWSGVYGIREADQDAWSKQD